The following DNA comes from Mycolicibacterium aromaticivorans JS19b1 = JCM 16368.
TAGCCGAACATCAGCCCCTGGTCGCCCGCGCCCTGCAGGTCCAGCGGGTCGCCGGCGCCCTCGACGCGGGTCTCGTGAGCCGTGTCCACGCCCTGGGCGATGTCGGGCGACTGCCGGCCGATGCCGATGTTGACGCCGGCGGTCTCGCCATCGAAGCCCTTCTCCGAGGAGTCGTAGCCGATGTCCAGAATGCGCTTGCGCACGGTGTCGTTGATGTCGGCGAACGCTTCCTTGGCCGACGTGGTCACCTCGCCGATGACGTGCACCTGGCCGGTGGTGACAGCGGTCTCCACCGCGACGCGGGACTTCGGGTCCGCGGCAAGCAGCGAGTCGAGAATCGAGTCGCTGATGGCGTCACAGATCTTGTCGGGGTGTCCTTCGGTGACCGACTCGCTGGTAAACAGCCGACCTGTGCTCACAGTGTTTTCCTTTCAAGAACTTAGTTCGGCGAATCATATATTCGCCCCTGACAGACCAAACCGGCACGGTACGTCCCGCGCAAGGCTTATGCGCACGTTTCGTTATCTTGCGAAGCTAGGCCTCGCGCCGCAGAAGCATCGCAATCGCGTCCACGATACGGCTTGCCATCAGCGTCTTCGACCCGTGTTCCAACGCGAACTCGGTGCCGTCGGCGCTCAACAACCATCCGTCGTTGTTGTCCACCTCGAATGCCCGCCCCTCGCCGACCGCGTTGACGACGAGCAGATCACAGCCTTTGCGGGACAGCTTGGCGCGGGCATGGAACAGCACATCGCCGTTGGCGTCGCCGGTTTCGGCGGCAAAGCCGACGATGGCCCGCATATTGGGAAGCTGCCCGTCGGTGCGCTGACGCACCGCCCCGGCCAGCACGTCGTCGGTGCGCACCAGGTCGATCGCCGGACCCTCGGTCACGTCGAGCTTCTTCTTGATCTTGCTGGTGGCCACGTGGGCGGGCCGGAAGTCGGCGACGGCGGCGGCCATCACCAGAACGTGGGCGTCCGGCGCGTGCTTGGTGACGGCCTCGTGCAGTTGCTCGGCGGACGTGATGTGCAGGACGTGGACGCCGGCCGGGTCGGCGAGCCCGGCGGTGTTGCCGGCGATCAGCGTGACGTCGGCGCCGCGCTGGGCGGCGACCCTGGCCACCGCGTACCCCTGCTTGCCGGAGCTACGGTTGCCGATGAAGCGGACCGGGTCGATCGCTTCGCGGGTGCCACCAGCACTGACCAGGAGCTTGATCCCGCACAGGTCGAAGGGCATCGCGTCGGCGCGGGCCAGCAGAAGTTCGGCGAAGGTGGTGATCTCCTCCGGCTCGGGCAGCCGCCCCGGGCCGGTGTCGGCGCCGGTGAGTCGCCCGGATGCCGGTTCCAGCACCACCGCCCCGCGGCGGCGCAGCGTCTCCACATTGGCGACGGTGGCCGGGTGCAGCCACATCTCGGTGTGCATGGCGGGCGCGAACAACACCGGGCAGCGGGCCGTGAGGAGAGTCGCGGTCAGCAGGTCGTCAGCGCGGCCGGCGACGGCGCGGGCCAGCAGGTCCGCGGTGGCCGGGGCGACGACGACGAGGTCGGCTTCCTGCCCGAGCCGGACGTGCGGCACTTCGTCGACGTCCTCGAAGACGCCGGTGTGGACCGGATGCCCGGACAAGGCCTCAAACGTGGCAGCACCGACGAACCGCAGTGCCGATTCGGTCGGGATGACGCGAACGTCATGGCCGGCCTCGCTGAGCTGGCGGACGACCGAACACGCCTTGTATGCGGCGATGCCTCCGGCGACGCCGACGATGATCCGCTTGCGGTTCATCAACTGGCCCGGGCT
Coding sequences within:
- the coaBC gene encoding bifunctional phosphopantothenoylcysteine decarboxylase/phosphopantothenate--cysteine ligase CoaBC produces the protein MNRKRIIVGVAGGIAAYKACSVVRQLSEAGHDVRVIPTESALRFVGAATFEALSGHPVHTGVFEDVDEVPHVRLGQEADLVVVAPATADLLARAVAGRADDLLTATLLTARCPVLFAPAMHTEMWLHPATVANVETLRRRGAVVLEPASGRLTGADTGPGRLPEPEEITTFAELLLARADAMPFDLCGIKLLVSAGGTREAIDPVRFIGNRSSGKQGYAVARVAAQRGADVTLIAGNTAGLADPAGVHVLHITSAEQLHEAVTKHAPDAHVLVMAAAVADFRPAHVATSKIKKKLDVTEGPAIDLVRTDDVLAGAVRQRTDGQLPNMRAIVGFAAETGDANGDVLFHARAKLSRKGCDLLVVNAVGEGRAFEVDNNDGWLLSADGTEFALEHGSKTLMASRIVDAIAMLLRREA